From the Rhodoferax mekongensis genome, one window contains:
- a CDS encoding amino acid aminotransferase — protein sequence MSLFTAVEMAPRDPILGLNEQFNADTNPNKVNLGVGVYFDDNGKLPLLQCVQAAEKTMMDKPTARGYLPIDGIAAYDAAVKGLVFGADSDVVKSGRVATVQAIGGTGGLKIGADFLKKISPNATVLISDPSWENHRALFTNAGFPVDTYPYFDQSANGGLGGINFDGMLAKLNAAAAGTIVLLHACCHNPTGYDITAAQWEQVIAVVKERNLTAFLDMAYQGFGYGIAEDGAVIAKFVAAGLNIFVSTSFSKSFSLYGERVGALSVVGSSKEETDRVLSQLKIAIRTNYSNPPTHGGAIVAAVLNNPELRAQWEQELGEMRVRIKAMRQKLVDGLKAAGVAKDMSFITTQIGMFSYSGLSKDQMVRLRSEFGVYGTDTGRMCVAALNSKNIDYVCQAIAKVV from the coding sequence ATGTCTCTCTTTACCGCCGTCGAAATGGCTCCCCGCGACCCTATCCTGGGTCTGAACGAACAATTCAACGCTGACACCAACCCCAACAAAGTCAACCTGGGTGTGGGCGTGTATTTCGACGACAACGGCAAACTCCCCCTGCTGCAATGCGTGCAAGCGGCTGAAAAGACCATGATGGACAAGCCCACTGCACGCGGCTACCTGCCTATCGACGGTATTGCCGCCTACGACGCTGCAGTCAAGGGCCTGGTCTTCGGCGCTGACTCCGACGTCGTCAAGAGCGGCCGCGTGGCCACCGTGCAAGCCATTGGCGGCACCGGCGGCCTGAAGATCGGCGCCGACTTCCTCAAGAAGATCAGCCCCAACGCCACGGTCTTGATCTCCGACCCCAGCTGGGAAAACCACCGCGCACTGTTCACCAACGCCGGCTTCCCGGTGGACACCTACCCCTACTTCGACCAGAGCGCCAACGGCGGCCTGGGCGGCATCAACTTTGACGGCATGCTGGCCAAGCTGAACGCCGCTGCCGCAGGCACCATCGTGCTGCTGCACGCCTGCTGCCACAACCCCACCGGCTACGACATCACCGCCGCCCAATGGGAGCAAGTGATTGCTGTGGTGAAGGAACGCAACCTCACCGCTTTCCTCGACATGGCCTACCAAGGCTTCGGCTACGGCATTGCTGAAGACGGCGCGGTGATCGCCAAGTTTGTGGCCGCTGGCTTGAATATCTTCGTATCCACCAGCTTCTCCAAGAGCTTCAGCCTCTACGGCGAGCGCGTGGGCGCCCTGAGCGTGGTCGGCAGCAGCAAGGAAGAAACCGACCGTGTCCTGAGCCAGCTCAAGATCGCGATCCGTACCAACTACTCCAACCCACCCACCCACGGTGGCGCCATCGTGGCTGCCGTGCTGAACAACCCCGAGCTGCGCGCCCAGTGGGAACAGGAACTTGGCGAAATGCGCGTGCGCATCAAGGCCATGCGCCAGAAGCTGGTGGACGGCCTCAAGGCCGCCGGTGTGGCCAAGGACATGTCCTTCATCACCACCCAGATCGGCATGTTCAGCTACTCCGGCCTCTCCAAAGACCAGATGGTGCGTCTGCGTTCTGAGTTCGGCGTGTATGGCACCGACACCGGCCGCATGTGCGTGGCTGCCCTGAACAGCAAGAACATCGACTACGTCTGCCAGGCGATCGCCAAGGTCGTCTAA
- a CDS encoding NAD(P)H-dependent flavin oxidoreductase, translated as MPNPSFLGTTLPLVQAPMAGVQGHALAAAVCNAGGLGSIPAAMLSQEALDKELSQLTALTDKPYNVNFFCHTPPEPDPAREALWQQTLQPYYNELGLSLAGIAPGPGRAPFSEQAADVVEAFKPAVMSFHFGLPPKTLLARVKSWGSRVLASATTVDEALWLQAHGADAIIAQGLEAGGHRGIFLNGDLSTQMGTMALLPQIVQAVRVPVIAAGGIADAAGVAAAMALGASAVQIGTAYMCCPEATTSALHRAALQSPQARHTALTTLFTGRPARGIVNRLMRELGPLNPAAPAFPLATAAIAPLRAKAESVGNADFSPLWSGQNASQCGNLPAAELTRALAKGFVR; from the coding sequence ATGCCAAACCCCTCATTCCTGGGCACCACCCTCCCCCTGGTTCAGGCCCCCATGGCAGGGGTACAAGGCCATGCACTGGCTGCCGCGGTCTGCAATGCAGGCGGCTTGGGCTCCATTCCAGCGGCGATGCTGAGCCAGGAAGCGCTTGACAAAGAGCTATCGCAGCTCACCGCCCTCACCGACAAACCCTACAACGTCAATTTCTTTTGCCATACCCCGCCCGAGCCTGACCCGGCCCGGGAAGCGCTGTGGCAACAGACACTTCAACCCTACTACAACGAGCTTGGGCTTTCACTTGCCGGAATCGCGCCCGGCCCCGGACGCGCCCCCTTTAGCGAACAAGCCGCTGATGTTGTCGAGGCCTTCAAGCCTGCGGTCATGAGTTTCCATTTCGGGTTGCCTCCCAAGACGCTGTTGGCACGCGTCAAAAGCTGGGGCAGCCGGGTGCTGGCCTCTGCCACCACGGTGGATGAAGCCCTGTGGCTTCAGGCGCATGGTGCCGATGCCATCATTGCCCAAGGCCTGGAGGCAGGCGGCCACCGCGGAATCTTTTTGAACGGAGACTTGAGCACCCAAATGGGCACCATGGCCTTGTTGCCGCAGATCGTGCAGGCTGTTCGGGTGCCGGTCATTGCCGCCGGGGGCATTGCCGACGCAGCAGGCGTAGCCGCAGCCATGGCGCTCGGCGCGTCTGCGGTGCAAATCGGAACCGCTTATATGTGCTGTCCGGAAGCCACGACATCGGCCTTGCACCGCGCAGCACTTCAAAGCCCCCAAGCCCGCCATACAGCGCTCACCACCCTCTTCACCGGGCGCCCTGCACGCGGCATCGTGAACCGGCTGATGCGCGAACTCGGCCCTTTGAACCCTGCCGCCCCCGCATTTCCGTTGGCCACCGCGGCCATTGCACCCTTGCGTGCAAAGGCAGAGAGCGTTGGCAACGCCGACTTTTCCCCATTGTGGAGCGGGCAAAACGCCTCGCAATGCGGCAATCTGCCGGCAGCCGAACTCACGCGTGCACTGGCAAAGGGCTTCGTGCGTTAG
- the uvrB gene encoding excinuclease ABC subunit UvrB has translation MSFPQPTPAVTDDAEQVRTGTFVSYPDSPFELYQPYPPAGDQPEAISQLVSGVEDGEVFQTLLGVTGSGKTFTMANVIARLGRPAIVFAPNKTLAAQLYSEFREFFPKNAVEYFVSYYDYYQPEAYVPQRDLFIEKDSAINEHIEQMRLSCTKSLLERRDVVIVATVSAIYGIGKPESYHQMVMTLRVGDKLGQRDMIAQLVRMQYQRNDMDFSRGAFRVRGDTIDIFPAEHSEMAIRVELFDDEIESLQLFDPLTGRIRQKIPRFTVYPSSHYVTPRDQVLAAVETIKTELSDRLKELVSAGKLVEAQRLEQRTRFDLEMLSEVGHCKGIENYSRHLSGSAPGEPPSTLTDYLPKDALMFLDESHVLIGQFGGMYNGDRARKTTLVEYGFRLPSALDNRPLKFEEFETKMRQVIFVSATPAQWENEHAGQVVEQVVRPTGLVDPEVEVRPAGTQVDDVLQEIRIRVDKNERVLITTLTKRMAEQLTDYLTDNGVKVRYLHSDVDTVERVEILRDLRLGTFDVLVGINLLREGLDIPEVSLVAILDADKEGFLRSERSLIQTIGRAARNLEGKAILYADKITDSMERAIGETERRRKKQMAHNLERGITPKAIVKKVRDLIDGVYSEKAGKEAERLERDAQQRAQVEDMSEKDISREIKRLEKLMMEHARNLEFEKAARVRDQLTILKEQAFGAPGADNVVIL, from the coding sequence ATGTCTTTCCCTCAGCCCACCCCTGCAGTAACCGATGATGCCGAACAGGTGCGCACGGGCACGTTTGTGAGCTACCCCGATTCGCCTTTCGAGCTGTACCAGCCGTATCCGCCGGCGGGTGACCAACCGGAGGCCATCAGCCAGCTGGTGAGTGGTGTGGAAGACGGTGAAGTGTTCCAGACCCTGCTCGGCGTGACCGGCTCGGGCAAGACTTTCACCATGGCCAATGTGATTGCCCGTTTGGGGCGCCCGGCCATCGTGTTTGCGCCCAACAAAACGCTGGCCGCCCAGCTGTACAGCGAGTTTCGCGAGTTCTTTCCCAAGAATGCGGTGGAATATTTCGTCAGCTATTACGACTACTACCAGCCCGAAGCCTATGTGCCTCAGCGTGACCTCTTTATTGAAAAGGACAGCGCGATCAACGAGCACATCGAGCAGATGCGCCTCTCGTGCACCAAGAGCCTGCTGGAGCGGCGGGACGTGGTCATCGTGGCCACCGTGTCTGCGATCTACGGTATCGGCAAACCCGAGAGCTACCACCAGATGGTGATGACGCTGCGCGTGGGCGACAAGCTGGGTCAGCGGGACATGATTGCCCAGCTGGTGCGCATGCAGTACCAGCGCAATGACATGGACTTCAGCCGCGGCGCTTTCCGGGTGCGGGGCGACACCATCGACATTTTTCCGGCGGAGCACAGCGAAATGGCCATCCGCGTGGAGCTGTTTGATGACGAAATCGAGAGCCTGCAGCTGTTTGACCCGCTGACCGGCCGGATTCGCCAGAAGATCCCGCGCTTCACGGTCTACCCCAGCAGCCACTACGTGACGCCCCGCGATCAGGTGCTCGCCGCAGTGGAAACGATCAAGACGGAACTCTCAGACCGCCTCAAAGAGCTGGTTTCGGCAGGCAAGCTGGTGGAGGCACAGCGGCTGGAACAGCGCACCCGCTTCGATCTGGAAATGCTGAGTGAGGTGGGGCACTGCAAAGGCATTGAAAACTACTCCCGCCATCTGAGCGGCTCTGCCCCCGGCGAGCCACCTTCGACGCTGACGGACTATTTGCCCAAAGATGCACTCATGTTTCTGGACGAAAGCCATGTGCTGATCGGCCAGTTTGGCGGCATGTACAACGGGGACCGGGCCCGCAAGACGACGCTGGTGGAATATGGTTTTCGATTGCCTAGCGCCCTGGATAACCGGCCGTTGAAGTTTGAAGAGTTCGAGACCAAGATGCGCCAAGTCATCTTTGTGTCTGCCACACCCGCGCAATGGGAAAACGAGCATGCCGGTCAGGTGGTGGAGCAAGTGGTGCGGCCAACAGGCTTGGTGGACCCTGAAGTGGAAGTACGGCCAGCGGGCACCCAGGTGGACGATGTGCTGCAGGAAATCCGTATCCGCGTGGACAAAAACGAGCGTGTGCTGATTACAACGCTTACCAAGCGCATGGCGGAGCAGTTGACGGATTACCTGACGGACAACGGCGTGAAGGTGCGCTACCTGCACAGCGATGTGGACACCGTGGAGCGGGTGGAAATTCTGCGCGACCTTCGTCTGGGTACCTTTGATGTCCTTGTGGGGATCAACCTGCTGCGGGAAGGTTTGGATATTCCCGAGGTGTCGCTCGTGGCCATTCTGGATGCCGACAAGGAAGGCTTTTTGCGTTCCGAACGATCACTCATTCAGACCATTGGCCGGGCGGCCCGGAACCTGGAAGGAAAGGCGATTTTGTACGCCGACAAGATCACCGACTCCATGGAGCGCGCCATTGGTGAAACTGAACGCCGCCGCAAAAAGCAGATGGCCCACAACTTGGAGCGTGGCATCACGCCCAAGGCCATCGTGAAGAAAGTGCGGGATCTGATTGACGGCGTGTACAGCGAAAAGGCCGGCAAGGAGGCAGAACGCCTGGAGCGCGATGCCCAGCAACGGGCGCAGGTGGAGGACATGAGCGAGAAGGATATTTCCCGCGAAATCAAGCGCTTGGAGAAGCTGATGATGGAGCATGCCCGCAACCTGGAGTTCGAAAAGGCGGCGCGCGTGCGGGACCAATTGACCATCCTGAAGGAGCAGGCTTTTGGTGCGCCGGGAGCGGACAACGTCGTGATTTTGTAA
- the iscR gene encoding Fe-S cluster assembly transcriptional regulator IscR, which produces MRLTTKGRFAVTAMIDLGLRQSSGPVTLAAISQRQQISLSYLEQLFGKLRRHDLVESTRGPGGGYTLARKASDITVAEIITSVDEPIDATQCSGKENCLGEGARCMTHDLWASLNTRMVEFLDSVTLQKLVDDQLAKGLQIEDKPTVKRAISAMPVVKPIRVNAPNSVFALGNAFSKS; this is translated from the coding sequence ATGCGTCTCACCACCAAAGGCCGTTTTGCGGTCACCGCGATGATCGATCTGGGCCTGCGCCAAAGCTCCGGGCCTGTGACTCTGGCTGCCATCAGCCAGCGCCAGCAAATTTCCCTTTCTTACCTTGAGCAGCTTTTCGGCAAGCTGCGTCGCCATGATCTGGTCGAGTCGACCCGTGGCCCCGGCGGCGGTTACACCTTGGCTCGCAAGGCCTCTGACATCACCGTGGCGGAAATCATCACGTCGGTGGATGAACCGATTGATGCCACCCAGTGCAGTGGCAAAGAAAACTGTCTGGGCGAAGGTGCCCGCTGCATGACCCACGACCTGTGGGCTTCCCTGAACACCCGTATGGTGGAGTTTCTGGATTCGGTCACTCTTCAAAAGCTGGTGGACGACCAGTTGGCCAAGGGTCTGCAAATCGAAGACAAGCCTACCGTCAAGCGTGCCATTTCGGCCATGCCTGTGGTCAAGCCCATTCGTGTGAATGCGCCCAATTCGGTCTTCGCCTTGGGCAACGCCTTCTCCAAATCCTGA
- a CDS encoding IscS subfamily cysteine desulfurase — MDTTPHFPIYMDYSATNPCDERVVDAMVPWLRNHFGNPASRSHAWGWEAEAAVEKAREQVASLINADPREIVWTSGATESNNLALKGAAQFYKGRGKHIITVKTEHKAVLDTCRELERQGFEVTYLDVQEDGLVNLDAFKSAIRPDTILASVMFVNNEIGVIQDVTALGNACREKGVIFHVDAAQATGRVDIDMSQLPIDLMSLTSHKTYGPKGIGALFVRRKPRIRLEAQMHGGGHERGMRSGTLPTHQIVGMGEAYAIAKAEMHEENKRIKALHDRMLAGLEGIEQVFINGHKEKRVPHNLNMSFNYVEGESLIMGIKGLAVSSGSACTSASLEPSYVLRALGRSDELAHSSLRMTIGRWTTEADIDYAVDTIKQNVAKLRDLSPLWDMYKEGIDLSTIQWAAH; from the coding sequence ATGGACACCACACCTCATTTCCCGATTTACATGGATTACAGCGCCACCAACCCCTGCGATGAGCGGGTGGTGGATGCCATGGTTCCCTGGCTTCGCAACCACTTTGGCAATCCGGCGTCCCGCAGCCACGCCTGGGGTTGGGAAGCGGAAGCCGCAGTGGAAAAAGCCCGCGAGCAAGTCGCCTCCCTGATCAACGCGGACCCGCGTGAAATTGTCTGGACATCGGGCGCCACCGAGTCCAATAACCTGGCGCTCAAAGGTGCAGCGCAGTTTTACAAAGGCAGAGGCAAGCACATCATCACGGTGAAAACCGAGCACAAGGCAGTATTGGATACCTGCCGCGAGCTGGAGCGCCAAGGCTTTGAGGTGACCTACCTTGATGTGCAAGAAGACGGCTTGGTGAATCTGGATGCCTTCAAGTCAGCGATCCGCCCTGACACCATTTTGGCCAGCGTCATGTTCGTGAATAACGAAATTGGCGTGATCCAGGATGTGACCGCTCTGGGTAATGCTTGCCGCGAAAAGGGAGTCATTTTCCACGTCGACGCAGCGCAAGCGACCGGTCGTGTGGATATTGACATGTCCCAGTTGCCTATCGATCTGATGAGCCTCACCTCTCACAAGACCTATGGCCCCAAAGGCATCGGTGCTCTGTTTGTGCGCCGTAAGCCACGCATCCGCCTGGAGGCCCAAATGCACGGTGGCGGCCATGAGCGCGGTATGCGCAGTGGCACATTGCCGACCCACCAGATCGTGGGCATGGGAGAGGCTTACGCTATCGCCAAGGCCGAGATGCACGAAGAGAACAAGCGCATCAAGGCTTTGCATGACCGCATGTTGGCCGGCCTGGAGGGGATAGAGCAGGTCTTCATCAACGGCCACAAGGAAAAGCGCGTTCCCCACAACTTGAACATGAGTTTCAATTATGTGGAAGGCGAGTCGCTGATCATGGGTATCAAGGGTCTTGCGGTCAGCAGTGGTTCGGCGTGTACTTCCGCCTCGCTGGAACCTAGTTACGTGTTGCGCGCGTTGGGCCGCAGCGATGAGTTGGCCCACAGCAGCTTGCGCATGACCATCGGTCGTTGGACGACCGAAGCAGACATTGATTACGCGGTAGACACGATCAAGCAAAACGTGGCCAAGCTGCGTGATTTGAGTCCCCTGTGGGATATGTACAAAGAAGGTATTGACCTGTCCACGATCCAGTGGGCGGCGCACTGA
- the iscU gene encoding Fe-S cluster assembly scaffold IscU, which produces MAYSDKVVDHYENPRNVGSFDKGDESVGTGMVGAPACGDVMKLQIKVNPQTGVIEDARFKTYGCGSAIASSSLVTEWVKGKTLDEAAALKNSQIAEELALPPVKIHCSILAEDAIKAAVDDYKKKHLN; this is translated from the coding sequence ATGGCATATTCAGACAAGGTCGTTGACCACTACGAAAACCCCCGCAATGTCGGCTCCTTTGACAAGGGCGACGAGTCTGTGGGCACCGGCATGGTGGGTGCCCCCGCTTGCGGTGACGTGATGAAGTTGCAGATCAAGGTCAATCCCCAAACCGGCGTGATTGAAGACGCCCGTTTCAAGACCTATGGCTGCGGCTCTGCGATTGCTTCCAGCTCCCTGGTCACTGAGTGGGTAAAGGGCAAGACGCTGGACGAAGCTGCTGCCCTGAAGAACAGCCAAATCGCGGAAGAGCTGGCACTGCCACCGGTCAAGATTCACTGCTCCATCCTGGCGGAAGACGCTATTAAGGCAGCCGTGGATGACTACAAGAAAAAGCACCTGAACTGA
- the iscA gene encoding iron-sulfur cluster assembly protein IscA, which translates to MAVTLTEAAARHVTRYLTKRGKGVGVRLGVKTTGCSGLAYQLEYVDELAPEDVVFEGHGVKVLVDPKSLAYIDGTQLDFVREGLNEGFRFNNPNERDKCGCGESFRV; encoded by the coding sequence ATGGCCGTCACTCTGACTGAGGCTGCTGCGCGGCACGTCACCCGGTATCTGACCAAGCGCGGTAAAGGCGTTGGCGTGCGATTGGGCGTGAAGACGACCGGTTGCTCTGGCTTGGCGTATCAGCTCGAATATGTGGACGAGCTGGCGCCCGAAGACGTCGTCTTCGAAGGCCACGGCGTGAAAGTGTTGGTGGACCCCAAGAGCCTTGCTTATATCGACGGTACGCAACTGGACTTTGTGCGCGAAGGGCTGAACGAAGGTTTTCGTTTCAACAACCCCAACGAGCGTGACAAATGCGGTTGCGGTGAGTCCTTCCGCGTGTGA
- the hscB gene encoding Fe-S protein assembly co-chaperone HscB has product MNLHDDDFALFGLKQSFAQDRAAMDARWKELQREAHPDKFASHGVAAQRVAMQWSVRINEAYQRLKDPLKRAAYLCELAGFPIQAHSNTAMPPSFLMRQMEWREALDDASEADTVEALLTDVQAARKDLLAQCEKCLDQDRDPASAVASVRALMFIDKFAQDLNQRLDQFE; this is encoded by the coding sequence GTGAATTTGCACGATGATGACTTTGCGCTGTTCGGCCTGAAGCAATCATTTGCCCAGGATCGCGCAGCCATGGATGCGCGTTGGAAAGAGCTTCAGCGCGAGGCCCACCCCGACAAGTTCGCATCCCATGGTGTTGCTGCGCAGCGCGTTGCCATGCAATGGTCGGTACGTATCAACGAGGCGTACCAGCGCTTGAAGGATCCTTTGAAGCGTGCAGCCTACTTGTGTGAGTTGGCCGGGTTCCCCATTCAGGCTCATAGCAACACAGCCATGCCGCCTTCATTCCTGATGCGGCAAATGGAGTGGCGTGAGGCGCTGGATGATGCAAGCGAGGCGGATACGGTGGAAGCGCTGCTCACTGATGTGCAAGCCGCGCGCAAGGACCTGCTGGCACAGTGTGAAAAGTGCCTGGATCAAGACCGTGATCCTGCGTCTGCGGTTGCGAGTGTCCGGGCATTGATGTTTATTGATAAGTTCGCCCAAGACCTGAATCAGCGCTTGGATCAATTTGAATAG
- the fdx gene encoding ISC system 2Fe-2S type ferredoxin, whose protein sequence is MPIIKILPHPEYCPDGAEVKAAPGTSICEALLENGIAIEHACDMSCACTTCHVIVREGLGSLNEAEETEEDLLDRAWGLEPQSRLSCQAYLAQQDLVVQIPKYSINHAKENH, encoded by the coding sequence ATGCCCATCATCAAGATCCTTCCACATCCAGAGTACTGCCCGGACGGCGCGGAAGTGAAAGCCGCACCAGGCACTTCCATTTGTGAAGCGCTGCTGGAAAACGGTATCGCTATCGAGCATGCCTGCGACATGAGCTGTGCCTGCACGACCTGCCATGTCATCGTGCGCGAGGGCTTGGGCTCTTTGAATGAAGCCGAAGAGACAGAAGAAGATCTGCTGGACCGGGCATGGGGCCTGGAGCCCCAATCCCGCCTGAGCTGCCAGGCTTATCTGGCGCAGCAGGATCTGGTGGTGCAAATTCCCAAGTACTCGATCAATCACGCCAAAGAGAACCACTGA
- the dnaQ gene encoding DNA polymerase III subunit epsilon, whose translation MRQIVLDTETTGFYANHPDNPDRMVEIGCVELVNRKLTGNNLHFYLNPGRDSDEGALRVHGLTTQFLSDKPRFEEIAQQLVDYVAGAEIIIHNAPFDLSFLDMELGRTGRKPFKTCVAGVLDTLVMAKEMFPGKRNSLDALCDRLEVDNSGRTLHGALLDAELLADVYINMTRGQDALLMESSAPQEAGIVVEQLDLRSIQLPVLEANAQEMAAHEDVLSQLDKSSGGKTVWKLMA comes from the coding sequence ATGCGCCAAATTGTTCTGGACACCGAAACCACCGGCTTCTATGCCAACCATCCGGACAACCCGGATCGCATGGTGGAAATTGGCTGCGTGGAATTGGTCAACCGCAAGCTGACTGGCAACAACCTCCATTTCTACTTGAACCCGGGGCGGGATAGTGACGAGGGAGCGCTGCGCGTCCACGGTTTGACCACACAGTTCCTGAGCGACAAGCCGCGTTTTGAAGAGATTGCACAGCAACTGGTGGACTACGTTGCCGGCGCTGAAATCATCATTCACAACGCGCCTTTTGACTTGTCATTTCTTGACATGGAACTGGGGCGTACCGGCCGTAAACCCTTCAAGACCTGCGTAGCAGGGGTGCTGGACACCTTGGTTATGGCCAAGGAAATGTTTCCCGGCAAACGCAACAGTCTGGATGCCTTGTGCGACCGCCTGGAAGTTGACAACTCCGGCCGCACATTGCACGGCGCTTTGCTGGATGCCGAGTTGCTGGCAGATGTTTACATCAACATGACGCGCGGGCAGGATGCCCTGCTCATGGAGAGCAGTGCGCCTCAGGAAGCCGGCATTGTGGTCGAGCAGCTCGACTTGCGCAGCATCCAACTCCCGGTGCTCGAAGCCAATGCGCAGGAAATGGCTGCGCACGAGGATGTCCTCAGTCAGCTCGACAAGTCCAGCGGAGGAAAAACCGTCTGGAAGCTGATGGCCTGA
- a CDS encoding PilZ domain-containing protein → MTDTHDNAAHPADAVLRLPLKALGLRSGMALQTRRLAEGATKIEAQFFGAIEGKGVMVGPAGSDATQTEMTQGDVCVVRGFTGQHEFSFISKVLQTFEKPFAYALLAYPALVDAKQVRQSMRTKVSWPARVQLEGSDDKRDVILVDLSPQGAMVRCATPLGAVGAALSLGLEGRIDGAPLSLEISATVCHHSRPPGLESYIAGMAFKNLSREDKLALHYLTQPSPTAPG, encoded by the coding sequence ATGACCGACACCCACGACAACGCTGCCCATCCTGCCGATGCGGTTTTGCGACTGCCACTCAAGGCGCTGGGCCTGCGCTCCGGCATGGCTTTGCAGACCCGGCGTCTGGCAGAAGGTGCCACCAAAATTGAAGCCCAGTTTTTCGGGGCGATCGAAGGTAAAGGGGTTATGGTGGGCCCCGCAGGCTCGGACGCGACCCAAACCGAAATGACGCAGGGTGACGTGTGTGTCGTTCGGGGCTTTACCGGCCAGCACGAGTTTTCCTTCATCAGCAAAGTGCTGCAGACCTTCGAGAAGCCTTTCGCGTATGCCCTGCTGGCCTACCCGGCACTGGTCGATGCCAAACAGGTCCGCCAATCCATGCGCACCAAAGTGTCCTGGCCAGCCCGCGTGCAGTTGGAAGGATCGGATGACAAACGTGACGTAATCCTCGTGGACCTCAGCCCGCAAGGCGCCATGGTTCGATGTGCGACACCACTGGGCGCCGTAGGAGCAGCCCTCAGCCTCGGTTTGGAAGGTCGTATCGATGGCGCGCCCTTGTCACTCGAGATCAGCGCGACGGTATGCCACCACAGCCGCCCACCAGGGCTTGAAAGCTACATCGCGGGTATGGCCTTCAAAAACCTCAGCCGGGAGGACAAACTGGCATTGCACTACTTGACCCAGCCATCACCCACTGCGCCCGGCTGA
- a CDS encoding alpha/beta hydrolase, which produces MSTIASTSLKATGSRWFKVLTGLLATLAIAVAVFFAGPRNAFGPDSPLPRAQAPQNVAELDTWISAQEAKMNSIKPGNAKGIVWAGEAGQRTPWSVVYIHGFSASRLETAPLTEQVAKALGANVFYTRLSGHGLPGAAMGQVSVQDWLADADEALRIGQQLGEKVLIISCSTGATLSTWLGTHDRNAQVAGHVFVSPNFGPKDTRADLINGPWGHQIAFGILGEQRSWTPASNAEANAWTSNYPTKALFPMMALVKGVREGPLERFSTPVLVFYSAADETVEPEQTKAAIARFNSQTKQLVQVDYSESKGQHVLAGAIKAPKAVAPMAKTIIEWAQTLPAPAL; this is translated from the coding sequence TTGTCAACCATTGCATCCACCTCCTTAAAGGCCACCGGGAGCCGCTGGTTCAAGGTTCTGACAGGCCTGCTGGCCACATTGGCTATCGCCGTTGCCGTGTTCTTTGCCGGCCCCCGCAACGCATTCGGCCCCGATAGCCCTTTGCCACGCGCGCAAGCGCCCCAAAACGTGGCTGAGCTGGACACATGGATCAGCGCTCAAGAAGCCAAGATGAACAGCATCAAGCCCGGCAATGCAAAAGGCATTGTGTGGGCGGGTGAAGCCGGGCAGCGCACACCCTGGTCAGTGGTCTACATCCATGGCTTTTCCGCAAGCCGTCTGGAAACTGCCCCTTTGACCGAACAGGTTGCCAAAGCACTGGGCGCCAATGTCTTTTACACCCGCCTCAGCGGCCATGGTCTTCCCGGTGCTGCCATGGGCCAGGTATCCGTACAAGACTGGCTGGCAGACGCTGACGAAGCGCTTCGCATCGGTCAGCAACTGGGCGAAAAGGTATTGATCATCAGCTGCTCGACCGGGGCGACTTTGTCAACTTGGTTGGGCACCCATGACCGCAATGCACAGGTAGCGGGCCACGTGTTCGTATCGCCCAATTTCGGCCCCAAGGACACCCGGGCAGACCTCATCAACGGCCCATGGGGCCACCAGATCGCCTTCGGCATTCTGGGCGAACAGCGCAGCTGGACTCCTGCCAGCAACGCGGAGGCAAATGCCTGGACCAGTAACTACCCGACCAAAGCTTTGTTTCCCATGATGGCGCTCGTCAAAGGCGTGCGCGAAGGGCCCTTGGAGCGATTCAGCACGCCGGTTTTGGTGTTTTACAGCGCTGCGGACGAAACGGTAGAACCCGAGCAAACCAAGGCAGCGATTGCACGCTTCAATTCCCAAACCAAACAACTGGTGCAGGTCGACTACAGCGAGTCCAAGGGCCAACACGTGCTGGCGGGCGCCATCAAAGCGCCCAAGGCCGTTGCCCCCATGGCGAAGACGATTATTGAATGGGCACAAACCTTGCCAGCACCCGCCCTGTGA